One Rosa chinensis cultivar Old Blush chromosome 5, RchiOBHm-V2, whole genome shotgun sequence genomic region harbors:
- the LOC112167915 gene encoding CASP-like protein 5A2, protein MNVSHGSVHPVEDVPTTDGAAGPNPPRVRMKDLSGMPGTPAGLALRLSQFLFSAAALAVMASTSDFPSVTAFCYLVAATGLQTLWSFSLAIADVYALLVGRSLQSHKVVCLFTLGDGMTSTLTFAAACASAGITVLIDNDLDSCAHNHCAQFETATAMAFITWFTALPSFLLNFWSLASR, encoded by the exons ATGAATGTGAGCCACGGGTCGGTTCACCCGGTTGAAGATGTCCCCACCACAGACGGCGCCGCCGGCCCAAACCCGCCCCGGGTCCGAATGAAGGACCTCTCCGGCATGCCCGGCACTCCCGCCGGCCTCGCCTTGCGCCTTTCCCAGTTCCTCTTCTCCGCCGCCGCTCTCGCCGTCATGGCCTCCACCTCTGACTTCCCTTCCGTCACCGCTTTCTG CTACCTAGTTGCCGCTACCGGGTTGCAGACTTTGTGGAGCTTCTCACTGGCCATTGCTGACGTCTATGCCCTTTTAGTGGGGCGTTCTTTGCAGAGCCATAAAGTTGTCTGCTTGTTCACTCTCGGCGATGGG ATGACATCCACTCTTACTTTCGCGGCAGCTTGTGCTTCTGCTGGGATCACAGTTCTTATTGACAATGATCTTGACAGTTGTGCCCATAACCATTGTGCACAATTTGAAACAGCTACGGCCATGGCTTTTATAACCTGGTTCACTGCACTACcatcttttcttttaaatttttggTCGTTGGCATCCAGATGA